Proteins from a genomic interval of Xanthomonas sp. AM6:
- the ppnN gene encoding nucleotide 5'-monophosphate nucleosidase PpnN has translation MTTSNTAARALPVVDARIYPRGGLDILSRAEVVRLRDASSGGLHELLRRCALAVLTSGSASDDPRAARDLYPDFDIQVVQRDRGVRIDLFNAPAMAFVDGEIINGVAELLFAVVRDLAYMAIELGPESAADLESSEGITSAVFGQLRNGRILQPADPNLVVCWGGHSISRDEYLYTKQVGYELGLRGLDICTGCGPGAMKGPMKGATIAHAKQRKHDNRYIGITEPGIIAAESPNPIVNHLVIMPDIEKRLEAFVRIGHGIIVFPGGVGTAEEILYLLGILLRDENRALPFPLLLTGPTIAAPYFEQIDRFLRLTLGEAATSRYEIVVGDPIAVARKMAEGIQRVRMYRKEQKDAFYFNWSLHIPLEYQRPFAPTHEAMAALDLHHGRPPHALAADLRRAFSGIVAGNVKEDGMRRIEEFGPFEIHGDADMMQALDELLRAFVEQRRMKISGEYRPCYRVMA, from the coding sequence ATGACGACGAGCAACACGGCGGCGCGGGCGCTGCCGGTAGTGGACGCGCGGATCTACCCGCGCGGCGGCCTGGATATCCTCTCGCGCGCCGAAGTGGTGCGCCTGCGCGACGCGTCCAGCGGCGGCCTGCACGAGCTGCTGCGGCGCTGCGCGCTGGCGGTGCTGACCAGCGGCAGCGCGTCCGACGATCCGCGCGCCGCGCGCGACCTGTACCCCGACTTCGACATCCAGGTGGTCCAGCGCGACCGCGGCGTGCGCATCGACCTGTTCAACGCGCCGGCGATGGCCTTCGTGGACGGGGAGATCATCAACGGCGTGGCCGAACTGCTGTTCGCCGTGGTCCGCGACCTGGCCTACATGGCCATCGAGCTGGGGCCGGAATCGGCCGCCGACCTGGAGTCCAGCGAAGGCATCACCAGCGCCGTGTTCGGGCAGTTGCGCAATGGGCGCATCCTGCAGCCGGCCGATCCCAACCTGGTGGTGTGCTGGGGCGGCCATTCGATCTCGCGCGACGAGTACCTGTACACCAAGCAGGTCGGCTACGAGCTGGGCCTGCGCGGGCTGGACATCTGCACCGGCTGCGGTCCGGGCGCGATGAAGGGGCCGATGAAAGGCGCCACCATCGCCCACGCCAAGCAGCGCAAGCACGACAACCGCTACATCGGCATCACCGAGCCGGGCATCATCGCCGCCGAGTCGCCGAACCCGATCGTCAACCACCTGGTGATCATGCCGGACATCGAGAAGCGCCTGGAGGCCTTCGTCCGCATCGGCCACGGCATCATCGTGTTCCCCGGCGGCGTCGGCACCGCCGAGGAGATCCTGTACCTGCTCGGCATCCTGCTGCGCGACGAGAACCGCGCGCTGCCGTTCCCGCTGCTCCTGACCGGCCCCACCATCGCCGCGCCGTACTTCGAGCAGATCGACCGCTTCCTGCGCCTGACCCTGGGCGAGGCGGCCACGTCGCGCTACGAGATCGTGGTCGGCGACCCGATCGCGGTGGCGCGCAAGATGGCCGAGGGCATCCAGCGGGTGCGCATGTACCGCAAGGAGCAGAAGGACGCCTTCTACTTCAACTGGTCGTTGCACATCCCGCTGGAGTACCAGCGCCCGTTCGCGCCGACCCACGAGGCGATGGCCGCGCTCGACCTGCACCACGGGCGCCCGCCGCACGCATTGGCGGCGGACCTGCGCCGCGCCTTCTCCGGCATCGTCGCCGGCAACGTCAAGGAGGACGGCATGCGCCGCATCGAGGAGTTCGGCCCGTTCGAGATCCACGGCGACGCGGACATGATGCAGGCCCTGGACGAGCTGCTGCGCGCCTTCGTCGAGCAGCGCCGGATGAAGATTTCCGGCGAGTACCGGCCTTGTTATCGGGTCATGGCCTGA
- the pilV gene encoding type IV pilus modification protein PilV: protein MHTSPPRPASLASQRGISLIEVLISVLIMGIGMLGVAALQATALRNNQSSFERSQVVVGTTGIFDAMRANVAAARNGNYNMGMTCTAPTGTSQVVVDQRNFLNSLQAIMGASACGAINCSADDCQVTVQWDDSRGSQAAANVTAAQTQQFQTVTRL from the coding sequence ATGCATACGTCTCCTCCGCGCCCGGCATCGCTGGCGTCGCAACGTGGGATAAGCCTCATCGAAGTGCTGATCTCGGTCCTGATCATGGGCATCGGCATGCTGGGGGTCGCAGCGCTGCAGGCGACGGCGCTTCGCAACAACCAGAGTTCCTTCGAGCGCAGCCAGGTCGTCGTAGGCACCACCGGCATCTTCGACGCGATGCGCGCCAACGTCGCCGCCGCCCGGAACGGCAACTACAACATGGGCATGACCTGCACTGCGCCGACAGGCACGTCGCAGGTGGTGGTCGATCAGCGCAATTTCCTCAATTCCCTGCAGGCCATCATGGGCGCTTCCGCATGCGGCGCGATCAATTGCAGCGCCGACGATTGCCAGGTGACGGTGCAGTGGGACGACAGCAGGGGCAGCCAGGCGGCAGCGAACGTGACTGCGGCGCAAACCCAGCAGTTCCAGACGGTGACCAGGCTATGA
- a CDS encoding Fe-Mn family superoxide dismutase — MAIELAPLPYDRAALAPHLSAETVDQHHGQHQRMLVERLNAQLAGSEFADLPLQELVRRTQGRLFQHAAEVWNHEFYWQGLRPRGGGDPGGALAERLARSFGDVARFKADFERMALAVFGSGWVWLVQRPDATLALVATVNVGSPLTGEDTPLLACDLWEHAYWGDYRGDRARYLEAFWKLVNWEFVAANMR, encoded by the coding sequence ATGGCCATCGAACTCGCTCCCCTGCCGTACGACCGCGCGGCGCTGGCGCCGCACCTGTCCGCCGAGACCGTGGACCAGCACCACGGCCAGCACCAGCGCATGCTGGTGGAACGGCTCAACGCGCAGCTCGCCGGCAGCGAATTCGCCGACCTGCCGTTGCAGGAACTGGTGCGCCGTACCCAGGGCCGGCTGTTCCAGCACGCCGCCGAGGTCTGGAACCACGAGTTCTACTGGCAGGGACTGCGCCCGCGCGGCGGCGGCGACCCGGGCGGCGCGCTCGCCGAGCGCCTCGCCAGGAGCTTCGGCGACGTCGCCCGCTTCAAGGCCGATTTCGAACGCATGGCGCTGGCCGTGTTCGGTTCGGGCTGGGTATGGCTGGTGCAGCGCCCGGACGCCACCCTGGCCCTGGTCGCCACGGTCAACGTCGGCTCGCCGCTGACCGGCGAGGACACCCCGCTGCTGGCCTGCGACCTGTGGGAACACGCCTACTGGGGCGACTACCGCGGCGACCGCGCGCGCTACCTGGAGGCGTTCTGGAAGCTGGTGAATTGGGAGTTCGTGGCGGCGAACATGCGGTGA
- the grxD gene encoding Grx4 family monothiol glutaredoxin — MQVMERIQADIERHPIVLFMKGTPQYPMCGFSSRALQALLAAGADRLHTVNVLEEPEIRANLPRHSNWPTFPQLFIHGELIGGCDITLELFESGELQRIVAEAYQP, encoded by the coding sequence ATGCAGGTGATGGAGCGCATCCAGGCCGACATCGAACGCCATCCCATCGTGTTGTTCATGAAGGGCACGCCGCAGTACCCGATGTGCGGCTTTTCCAGCCGCGCGCTGCAGGCCCTGCTGGCGGCCGGCGCCGACCGGCTGCACACCGTCAACGTGCTCGAGGAGCCGGAGATCCGCGCCAACCTGCCGCGCCATTCGAACTGGCCGACGTTCCCGCAGCTGTTCATCCATGGCGAGCTGATCGGCGGCTGCGACATCACCCTGGAGCTGTTCGAATCCGGCGAGCTGCAGCGCATCGTGGCCGAGGCCTACCAGCCGTGA
- a CDS encoding TonB-dependent receptor, translated as MTQPRRLRMSKLTLGLVAALAAAPVFAQSTSAGIAGQVVGAGGQPVPNAEVTITHVESGTVSRAVTDASGRYNARGLRVGGPYTIVVTGSGAGTTTREGVYLNLDKVNEVDATLGGDVSTLGTVQAIVGSYGSAVFSANKMGTGTNVTREDIDSLPSINRNLQDYVRLDPRVSQTDKSRNEISVGGQNPRYNAIRVDGISTNDAFGLESNSLPTPRQPFSMDVIDEISIDVANYDVSISGGTGGVINAVTKSGTNEFHGSVYGTYRDNDWSGKNQNDIRPKLFDSEKTYGLTVGGPIVKDKLFFFANYEKYEGKGVFTGASGYGPTGSGASNIVNVSQAQVDEIIDISRNVYGFEPGTLALPALNSDSEEKGFKLDWNISDKHRASFRYGKSEQSTANLNGFTSSALSLNSYHYVRDFELETYTGQLFSDWTDTFSTEAKVSYRDYATERTAASQLPAIAVRVGNSTINLGTEQSTQANALRTETWNAFFAGNLFLNDHTVKFGFDYEDNDIFNLFAQRVFGSYTFNSIADYRANRPANYRYSKSNSGNIDDIAAQWGIRNLGLFVQDTWAVNSNLTLTFGLRYDEPMVKDKPQYNAAASTAFGVRNDATIDGNGLFEPRFGFNYTFDAERPTQLRGGVGLFQGAAASVWLSNPYSNTGLAYTDYNFSNTALINSNGIRFTPDINNQPTGNGSVGGATQSVDFVDKDLGQPSVWKANLAFDTELPWYGIVASVEGVVTSVEEAIYYQQLNLGTATAVGQDGREIYWNAAGRNPASWNVNGSQPTGVSVDARTNRLRAYNDAIIARSTSKGGSQSLTVGLSKPFNDSDWSWSMSYTYTNADEVSTLTSSTSSSQLGNTAVFQANEEVNTTSAYEIKNSFLATLQWKHAFFGDYNTKVGLIYQGRSGRPYSYTFDNDANGDGRLNDLLYIPRAPGDVLFGSAAEETAFWNYVNGNEYLKSHLGQVAQRNDSRNPWVNQFDLHIEQEIPGFLKGNKASIWLDVMNVGNLLNKKWGRVEEVAFPAMRGIVEYGGIDQATGKYVYRYNGADNLTVYDDKGISRWALQVGFRYQF; from the coding sequence ATGACTCAACCCCGCCGTCTCCGGATGTCCAAGCTCACTCTTGGCCTCGTAGCTGCGCTCGCCGCCGCCCCCGTGTTTGCCCAGAGCACGTCCGCCGGCATCGCCGGTCAGGTCGTGGGTGCTGGTGGCCAGCCGGTGCCAAACGCGGAGGTGACGATCACGCACGTCGAATCCGGCACCGTCAGCCGCGCGGTCACCGATGCCAGCGGCCGCTACAACGCGCGCGGTCTGCGCGTCGGCGGTCCGTACACCATCGTCGTCACCGGTTCCGGTGCGGGCACCACGACCCGTGAAGGTGTGTACCTGAATCTGGACAAGGTGAATGAAGTCGACGCCACGCTTGGCGGCGATGTCTCCACCCTGGGCACCGTGCAGGCGATCGTCGGCAGCTACGGCTCGGCCGTGTTCAGCGCCAACAAGATGGGTACCGGCACCAACGTGACTCGCGAGGACATCGATTCGCTGCCGTCGATCAACCGCAACCTGCAGGACTATGTGCGCCTGGATCCGCGCGTGTCGCAGACCGACAAGTCGCGCAACGAGATTTCGGTGGGCGGCCAGAACCCGCGCTACAACGCGATCCGCGTCGACGGCATCAGCACCAACGACGCGTTCGGCCTGGAGTCCAACAGCCTGCCGACGCCACGCCAGCCGTTCTCGATGGACGTGATCGACGAGATCTCGATCGACGTCGCCAACTACGACGTGAGCATCAGCGGCGGCACCGGTGGCGTGATCAACGCGGTGACCAAATCCGGCACCAACGAGTTCCACGGCTCGGTGTATGGCACCTACCGCGACAACGACTGGTCCGGCAAGAACCAGAACGACATCCGTCCCAAGCTGTTCGACAGCGAGAAGACCTACGGCCTGACCGTGGGCGGCCCGATCGTCAAGGACAAGCTGTTCTTCTTCGCCAACTACGAGAAGTACGAGGGCAAGGGCGTGTTCACCGGCGCTTCGGGCTATGGCCCGACCGGCTCCGGCGCCAGCAACATCGTCAACGTCTCGCAGGCGCAGGTCGACGAGATCATCGACATCTCCCGGAACGTCTATGGCTTCGAGCCGGGCACCCTGGCGCTGCCCGCGCTGAATTCCGACTCGGAAGAGAAGGGCTTTAAGCTGGATTGGAACATCAGCGACAAGCACCGCGCTTCGTTCCGCTATGGCAAGTCCGAGCAGAGTACCGCCAACCTCAACGGCTTCACCTCCTCGGCGCTGTCGCTGAACTCCTACCACTACGTCCGCGACTTCGAGCTGGAAACCTACACCGGCCAGCTGTTCAGCGACTGGACCGATACCTTCTCCACCGAAGCCAAGGTCTCCTATCGCGACTACGCCACCGAGCGTACCGCTGCCTCGCAGCTGCCGGCGATTGCCGTGCGCGTGGGCAACTCCACGATCAACCTCGGCACCGAGCAGAGCACCCAGGCCAACGCGCTGCGTACCGAGACCTGGAACGCATTCTTCGCCGGCAACCTGTTCCTGAACGACCACACGGTGAAGTTCGGCTTCGACTACGAAGACAACGACATCTTCAACCTGTTCGCGCAGCGCGTGTTCGGCTCGTACACGTTCAATTCGATCGCCGACTATCGCGCCAACCGCCCCGCCAACTATCGCTATTCCAAATCGAACTCGGGCAATATCGATGACATCGCCGCGCAGTGGGGCATCCGCAACCTGGGCCTGTTCGTGCAGGACACCTGGGCGGTCAACAGCAATCTGACCCTGACCTTCGGTCTGCGCTACGACGAGCCGATGGTGAAGGACAAGCCGCAGTACAACGCGGCGGCATCGACCGCGTTCGGCGTGCGCAACGATGCGACCATCGACGGCAACGGCCTGTTCGAGCCACGCTTCGGCTTCAACTATACCTTCGATGCGGAGCGCCCGACCCAGCTGCGTGGCGGCGTGGGCCTGTTCCAGGGTGCGGCTGCTTCGGTGTGGCTGTCCAATCCGTATTCGAACACTGGTCTGGCCTACACCGACTACAACTTCTCCAATACCGCTTTGATCAATTCCAACGGTATCCGTTTCACCCCGGACATCAATAACCAGCCGACGGGCAACGGCAGTGTTGGTGGTGCTACGCAGTCCGTCGACTTCGTCGACAAGGATCTCGGCCAGCCGTCGGTGTGGAAGGCCAACCTTGCGTTCGACACCGAGCTGCCGTGGTACGGCATCGTCGCGTCGGTGGAAGGCGTCGTGACGTCGGTTGAGGAAGCGATCTACTACCAGCAGCTGAATCTCGGTACCGCGACCGCTGTGGGTCAGGATGGCCGCGAAATCTATTGGAACGCAGCGGGTCGCAACCCGGCCAGTTGGAACGTGAATGGTTCCCAGCCTACGGGGGTATCCGTCGACGCGCGTACCAATCGTCTGCGGGCCTACAACGATGCCATCATCGCCCGCTCCACCAGCAAGGGTGGCAGCCAGAGTCTGACCGTCGGTCTGAGCAAGCCGTTCAACGACAGCGACTGGTCGTGGAGCATGTCTTACACCTACACCAATGCGGACGAAGTCAGCACGCTGACCAGTTCGACATCGAGCTCCCAGCTGGGCAACACCGCAGTGTTTCAGGCCAACGAAGAGGTCAACACCACGTCGGCGTACGAGATCAAGAACAGCTTCCTGGCGACCCTGCAGTGGAAGCATGCGTTCTTCGGCGACTACAACACCAAGGTCGGCCTGATCTACCAGGGCCGCAGCGGCCGTCCGTATAGCTATACGTTCGACAACGACGCCAACGGCGACGGCCGCTTGAACGACCTGCTGTACATCCCGCGCGCCCCGGGCGACGTGCTGTTCGGCTCGGCTGCCGAAGAGACGGCGTTCTGGAACTATGTGAACGGCAACGAGTACCTGAAGTCGCATTTGGGACAGGTCGCCCAGCGCAACGATTCGCGCAATCCGTGGGTCAACCAGTTCGACCTGCATATCGAGCAAGAGATTCCTGGTTTCCTCAAGGGTAACAAGGCCTCCATCTGGCTCGACGTGATGAACGTGGGCAACCTGCTGAACAAGAAGTGGGGCCGAGTGGAAGAGGTCGCGTTCCCGGCGATGCGCGGTATCGTCGAGTACGGCGGCATCGACCAGGCCACCGGCAAGTACGTGTACCGCTACAACGGCGCGGACAACCTGACCGTCTACGACGACAAGGGCATCTCGCGCTGGGCGCTGCAGGTGGGCTTCCGCTACCAGTTCTAA
- a CDS encoding SDR family NAD(P)-dependent oxidoreductase: MSEPATSHAGALAQRVVLVCGAAGGLGSAAALACAQAGATVVLLGHKPARLNRVYDAIAAIGAQPLLYPLDLLGATPEDYATLAERVHAELGRLDGLLHCAADFVGLTPLEHADPAQFARAIHVNLTAPGWLTQACLPLLKQAPDAAIVFALDDPARVGQAYWGGYGAAQHGRRGLLATLHGELAASPVRVAGLQPGPMRTALRARAYTHQEDFDAVDPARYAAACVELLSPAGAVHRGAIWNPLA, from the coding sequence GTGAGCGAGCCGGCGACGTCGCACGCGGGCGCGTTGGCGCAGCGCGTGGTGCTGGTATGCGGGGCCGCCGGCGGGCTGGGCAGCGCCGCGGCGCTGGCCTGCGCCCAGGCCGGCGCCACGGTGGTGCTGCTCGGGCACAAGCCGGCGCGCCTGAACCGGGTCTACGACGCGATCGCCGCGATCGGCGCGCAGCCGCTGCTGTATCCGCTGGACCTGCTCGGCGCCACGCCGGAGGACTACGCGACGCTGGCCGAGCGGGTGCATGCCGAGCTCGGACGGCTGGACGGCCTGCTGCACTGCGCCGCCGATTTCGTCGGCCTGACCCCGCTCGAGCACGCCGATCCGGCGCAGTTCGCGCGCGCCATCCACGTCAACCTGACCGCCCCGGGCTGGCTGACCCAGGCCTGCCTGCCGCTGCTCAAACAGGCGCCGGACGCGGCGATCGTGTTCGCGCTGGACGACCCGGCGCGCGTCGGCCAGGCCTACTGGGGCGGCTACGGCGCGGCCCAGCATGGCCGCCGCGGCCTGCTGGCGACCCTGCACGGCGAACTGGCGGCCTCCCCGGTGCGCGTGGCCGGGCTGCAGCCCGGGCCGATGCGCACCGCACTGCGCGCCCGCGCCTACACCCACCAGGAAGACTTCGACGCAGTGGATCCGGCGCGCTACGCAGCCGCCTGCGTGGAACTGCTGTCGCCCGCCGGCGCCGTGCACCGCGGCGCGATCTGGAATCCCTTGGCATGA
- the purE gene encoding 5-(carboxyamino)imidazole ribonucleotide mutase, producing the protein MTSKQTAPLVGIVMGSRSDWETMQHAAQKLDALGVPYEVKVVSAHRTPDVLFAYAEAASARGLRAIVAGAGGAAHLPGMLAAKTAVPVLGVPVQSKALNGMDSLLSIVQMPAGIPVATFAIGNAGAANAALFAAAMLAAEHADIAAALGDLRQRQTDEVMAKDDPRQ; encoded by the coding sequence ATGACCTCCAAGCAAACCGCGCCGCTCGTCGGCATCGTGATGGGCTCCCGTTCCGACTGGGAGACCATGCAGCATGCGGCGCAGAAACTCGATGCGCTGGGCGTGCCCTACGAAGTGAAGGTGGTGTCCGCGCACCGCACCCCGGACGTATTGTTCGCCTATGCCGAAGCGGCGTCCGCGCGCGGGCTGCGCGCGATCGTGGCCGGTGCCGGCGGCGCCGCGCACCTGCCGGGCATGCTCGCGGCCAAGACTGCGGTGCCGGTGCTCGGCGTGCCGGTACAGTCCAAGGCGTTGAACGGAATGGACTCGCTGCTGTCGATCGTGCAGATGCCGGCCGGCATCCCGGTGGCCACGTTCGCGATCGGCAATGCCGGCGCGGCCAATGCCGCGCTGTTCGCCGCGGCGATGCTGGCCGCCGAGCACGCCGACATCGCCGCTGCGCTGGGCGATCTCCGCCAGCGCCAGACCGATGAGGTGATGGCCAAGGACGATCCGCGCCAATGA
- a CDS encoding 5-(carboxyamino)imidazole ribonucleotide synthase, with protein MTSTVGILGGGQLARMLAVAGAPLGLRFVMLDTVADACAGQVAPLQVGDYRDEAALAAFAAKIDVATFDFENVPAASAEWLAGQVPVFPNPRALAVAQDRLAEKTLFRELGIPVPDFAAVGSREELDAALAQVGIPCILKTRRLGYDGKGQFRIKSAADAEAAWAALGAQASSVGLIVEAFVPFQREISVVAVRGRDGEFRSWPLTENWHVQGVLSASLAPAQADAALAQAAIAHAQALAERLQYVGVFALELFCRDGELLANEMAPRVHNSGHWTIEGAETSQFENHLRAVLGLPLGSTRMLGHACMLNWIGQMPDAAPVLAQPGGHWHDYGKEAREGRKVGHATLREDTPAALAQALQAVGAQLQRSEQVAPVIETLRAQGRAG; from the coding sequence ATGACCAGCACTGTCGGAATCCTGGGCGGCGGCCAGCTGGCGCGCATGCTGGCCGTGGCCGGCGCGCCGCTGGGCCTGCGTTTCGTGATGCTGGATACGGTGGCCGATGCCTGCGCCGGGCAGGTCGCGCCGCTGCAGGTCGGCGACTACCGCGACGAGGCGGCGCTGGCCGCGTTCGCGGCGAAGATCGATGTGGCCACCTTCGATTTCGAGAACGTGCCGGCAGCCAGCGCCGAATGGCTGGCGGGGCAGGTGCCGGTGTTCCCGAATCCGCGCGCCTTGGCGGTGGCGCAGGACCGGCTGGCCGAGAAGACCCTGTTCCGCGAGCTGGGCATCCCGGTGCCGGACTTCGCCGCGGTCGGCAGCCGCGAGGAACTGGACGCGGCGCTGGCGCAGGTCGGCATCCCGTGCATCCTCAAGACCCGGCGCCTGGGCTACGACGGCAAGGGCCAGTTCCGGATCAAGTCCGCGGCCGACGCCGAGGCGGCCTGGGCCGCGCTGGGCGCGCAGGCGTCCAGCGTCGGCCTGATCGTGGAAGCCTTCGTGCCGTTCCAGCGCGAGATCAGCGTGGTCGCGGTGCGTGGCCGCGACGGCGAGTTCCGCAGCTGGCCACTGACCGAGAACTGGCACGTGCAGGGCGTGCTGTCGGCCAGCCTGGCCCCGGCGCAGGCCGACGCGGCGCTGGCGCAGGCCGCCATCGCCCATGCGCAGGCGCTGGCCGAGCGGCTGCAGTACGTGGGCGTGTTCGCGCTGGAGCTGTTCTGCCGCGACGGCGAACTGCTCGCCAACGAGATGGCGCCGCGGGTGCACAACTCCGGGCACTGGACCATCGAAGGTGCGGAGACCTCGCAGTTCGAGAACCACCTGCGCGCGGTGCTGGGCCTGCCGTTGGGGTCCACGCGCATGCTCGGCCATGCCTGCATGCTCAACTGGATCGGGCAGATGCCCGACGCCGCGCCGGTGCTGGCGCAACCCGGCGGCCATTGGCACGACTACGGCAAGGAAGCGCGCGAAGGCCGCAAGGTCGGCCACGCCACGCTGCGCGAGGACACGCCGGCGGCCCTGGCGCAGGCGCTGCAGGCGGTCGGCGCGCAACTGCAGCGCAGCGAGCAAGTCGCGCCGGTGATCGAGACCCTGCGCGCGCAGGGCCGAGCCGGCTGA
- a CDS encoding YhgN family NAAT transporter has protein sequence MTILSAALLLFLILDPLGNIPVFLSVLKPLPAKRQRIVLARELLIALGVLMAFLWGGKYALEVMHLRQESVAIAGGIVLFLIGIRMIFPRPEGLMGEIPDGEPFIVPLAIPLVAGPSGMAAVMLMGSNEPTRLGEWSLALILAWVGTSALLFSGTLLYKLLGMRVLTAVERLMGMLLVAISVQMFLDGLTAYLKLPGAG, from the coding sequence ATGACCATCCTGTCGGCGGCGCTGCTGCTGTTCCTGATCCTCGACCCGCTGGGCAACATCCCGGTGTTCCTCAGCGTGCTCAAGCCGCTGCCGGCCAAGCGCCAGCGCATCGTGCTGGCGCGCGAACTGCTGATCGCGCTGGGCGTGCTGATGGCGTTCCTGTGGGGCGGCAAGTACGCGCTGGAAGTGATGCACCTGCGCCAGGAGTCGGTGGCGATCGCCGGCGGCATCGTGCTGTTCCTGATCGGCATCCGCATGATCTTCCCGCGCCCGGAAGGCCTGATGGGCGAGATTCCCGACGGCGAACCGTTCATTGTGCCGCTGGCGATCCCGCTGGTGGCCGGCCCCTCGGGCATGGCCGCGGTGATGCTGATGGGCAGCAACGAACCCACCCGCCTGGGCGAATGGAGCCTGGCGCTGATCCTGGCCTGGGTCGGCACCTCGGCGCTGCTGTTCTCCGGCACCCTGTTGTACAAGCTGCTCGGCATGCGCGTGCTGACCGCGGTCGAGCGGCTGATGGGCATGCTGCTGGTGGCGATCTCGGTGCAGATGTTCCTGGACGGCCTCACGGCCTATCTGAAACTGCCGGGCGCCGGCTGA
- a CDS encoding GspH/FimT family pseudopilin, translated as MQRFHAERPRNLGRCRRVDGFSLIELMVTVVVLAVAMSIAIPSYTYLVNTSRLTSASNEMVASLQLARSEAIRLNRNVAVCRSDNGTSCATGSAWNQWITIVVTDSNVLRVSAVKAPVQLSVSSAVSGNNDRIVFSPDGFARSSAGTLLNAGFSSCIATTRPSDNLRVVYIVGGSRVGFVTTPGNAACPAPSNSPPV; from the coding sequence ATGCAGCGCTTTCACGCCGAGCGGCCGCGCAACTTGGGGCGATGCCGACGGGTCGATGGTTTCAGCTTGATCGAGTTGATGGTGACGGTGGTCGTGCTGGCAGTGGCGATGAGCATCGCCATCCCCAGCTACACCTATCTGGTCAATACCAGCCGGCTGACCTCCGCCTCCAACGAGATGGTGGCATCGCTTCAGCTCGCGCGTTCGGAGGCGATTCGGCTCAACCGGAACGTGGCGGTGTGCCGCAGCGACAACGGCACCAGTTGCGCGACCGGTAGCGCATGGAACCAGTGGATCACCATTGTGGTGACCGACTCGAACGTGCTGCGCGTCAGTGCGGTGAAGGCTCCGGTCCAGCTGAGCGTGAGCAGCGCGGTCAGCGGCAACAACGACCGCATCGTCTTCAGTCCGGACGGATTCGCCCGCAGCAGTGCCGGAACCTTGCTCAATGCCGGGTTTTCCAGCTGCATCGCGACCACGCGCCCGAGCGACAACCTGCGGGTCGTGTACATCGTCGGCGGCAGCCGGGTGGGGTTCGTCACTACCCCGGGCAACGCCGCATGTCCTGCGCCATCAAACTCTCCACCTGTGTGA
- a CDS encoding histidine kinase, which yields MPDPMRPAPASALPLDILWQSSTLIWVLLTGEAVAVILTLAPGQSTSGWVHFGLASLLLQWTALTTLALLYLARRRLERCRPQQVAYLAVALLVIVAVAVHAIAWAALEELSLLQGGWHAFLLKVAAIALTVGLMALLAFQNHWRVQQLAVQAKHAQLEALRARIRPHFLFNTLNTGAALARFRPEQAERLLLDLADLFRAALAGPDRLSLEEELSLARRYLGIEQMRLGDRLTIDWELPDPLPAIDVPTLSIQPLVENAVRHGIEPSTSGGHVRLRVEQDAHWIRIEIVNSLPANGEAAAGSGSGIGLDAVRARVESIGNGRLSTQHGTDTFVSLLELPSPP from the coding sequence ATGCCCGATCCCATGCGCCCAGCCCCCGCCTCCGCCCTGCCGCTCGACATCCTATGGCAGTCCAGCACCCTGATCTGGGTGCTGCTGACCGGCGAAGCAGTCGCGGTCATCCTGACCTTGGCGCCCGGACAGTCCACGAGCGGCTGGGTCCATTTCGGCCTCGCCTCGCTGCTGCTGCAGTGGACGGCGTTGACCACGCTGGCCTTGCTCTATCTGGCGCGCAGGCGTCTCGAACGCTGCCGTCCGCAGCAGGTGGCCTATCTGGCAGTGGCGCTGCTGGTGATCGTCGCCGTCGCCGTGCACGCGATTGCGTGGGCGGCGCTGGAAGAACTGTCGCTGTTGCAGGGAGGCTGGCATGCCTTCCTGCTCAAGGTGGCGGCCATCGCCCTCACCGTGGGGCTGATGGCGCTGCTGGCATTCCAGAACCACTGGCGCGTGCAGCAGCTGGCGGTACAGGCCAAACACGCCCAGCTCGAAGCACTGCGTGCCCGCATCCGCCCCCACTTCCTGTTCAACACGCTCAACACCGGCGCGGCGTTGGCGCGCTTTCGGCCGGAACAGGCGGAACGCCTGTTGCTGGATCTCGCCGACCTGTTCAGGGCGGCGCTCGCCGGACCCGACCGGTTGAGCCTGGAAGAAGAGCTGTCGCTCGCCCGGCGTTATCTCGGCATCGAGCAGATGCGCCTCGGCGACCGCCTGACCATCGATTGGGAACTGCCCGATCCCCTTCCGGCGATCGACGTCCCCACCCTTTCGATCCAGCCCCTGGTGGAGAACGCGGTCCGGCACGGCATCGAGCCCAGCACCAGCGGCGGCCATGTCCGCCTTCGGGTCGAACAGGACGCGCACTGGATCAGGATCGAGATCGTCAACTCCTTGCCCGCGAACGGCGAGGCGGCCGCCGGCAGCGGGTCCGGAATCGGCCTGGACGCGGTCCGCGCGCGCGTGGAAAGCATCGGCAACGGACGCTTGAGCACCCAACACGGGACCGACACCTTCGTCAGCCTGCTCGAACTGCCCAGCCCTCCCTGA